One window of the Eucalyptus grandis isolate ANBG69807.140 chromosome 6, ASM1654582v1, whole genome shotgun sequence genome contains the following:
- the LOC104416415 gene encoding E3 ubiquitin ligase rnf-5, with product MASGFGESSSRAPQSPSCSSNNNNDAGNFECNICLDLAQDPIVTLCGHLFCWPCLYEWLRVHSQAQECPVCKALIEEEKLVPLYGRGKSSSDPRSKSVPGVNIPHRPAGQRPETAPPPPPEPNLFHQHGLGFRGGLGGFGPMATARFGNFTLSAAFGGLFPSSLFNFQLHGFPDAAMYGASPGFPFGYPHTFHGGHHHHTHAYHHHPRGHGQQDVHLKMLLLVIAVCVAFALFLN from the coding sequence ATGGCTAGTGGTTTTGGGGAATCCTCAAGCAGGGCGCCCCAAAGCCCTTCTTGCTCAAGCAACAATAACAATGATGCTGGTAATTTCGAATGCAACATCTGCTTGGACTTGGCTCAAGACCCTATTGTGACTTTGTGTGGTCATCTTTTCTGCTGGCCTTGCCTTTATGAATGGCTCCGTGTTCATTCCCAAGCGCAAGAGTGCCCAGTTTGTAAAGCCCTCATCGAGGAGGAGAAGTTGGTTCCGTTGTATGGCCGTGGTAAAAGCTCGTCCGATCCGAGATCGAAGTCCGTTCCAGGTGTCAACATCCCTCACCGCCCAGCAGGGCAGAGGCCTGAaacagctcctcctcctcctcctgaaCCGAATCTTTTTCACCAGCATGGTCTTGGGTTTAGGGGTGGCTTGGGTGGATTTGGGCCCATGGCAACTGCGAGATTTGGGAACTTTACATTGTCCGCAGCTTTTGGTGGTCTCTTCCCATCATCATTGTTCAACTTTCAGCTCCATGGGTTTCCCGATGCCGCCATGTATGGTGCATCCCCTGGATTCCCGTTTGGATATCCCCATACGTTTCATGGTGGCCATCACCACCACACACATGCATACCATCATCATCCGAGAGGCCATGGACAGCAAGATGTTCACCTGAAGATGTTGTTACTGGTTATTGCTGTCTGTGTGGCTTTTGCACTCTTTCTGAATTAG
- the LOC104416309 gene encoding LOW QUALITY PROTEIN: probable galacturonosyltransferase-like 1 (The sequence of the model RefSeq protein was modified relative to this genomic sequence to represent the inferred CDS: inserted 1 base in 1 codon): MPEQPFLLLLLLLLLLSSILSSTATTTVAARQFKEAPQFYNSPDCPSIVENHHRAEDNAEKPEADDDGIFLCSETAVHVAMTLDTAYIRGSMAAILSILQHSSCPQNVVFHFVASASADAPHLRATISASFPYLRFWLYRFHDSAVSGLISTSIRSALDCPLNYARSYLADLLPPCVRKVVYLDSDLILVDDIAKLASTPLGESTILAAPEYCNANFTAYFTLTFWSNPSLSSTFAGRTPCYFNTGVMVMDLDRWRRGGYTKKIEEWMELQKRMRIYELGSLPPFLLVLAGXIAAVDHRWNQHGLGGDNFRGLCRDLHPGPVSLLHWSGKGKPWARLDANRPCPLDALWAPYDLLQTPFSLDS, translated from the exons ATGCCTGAACAAccattcctcctcctcctcctcctcctcctactcctCTCCTCCATTCTCTCCTCCACCGCCACCACGACCGTCGCTGCCCGACAATTCAAGGAAGCCCCGCAATTCTACAACTCCCCAGATTGCCCCTCCATTGTGGAAAACCACCACAGAGCCGAAGACAACGCCGAGAAGCCTGAGGCGGATGATGACGGCATCTTCCTTTGCTCCGAGACGGCTGTCCACGTGGCCATGACCCTCGATACCGCGTACATCCGCGGCTCCATGGCGGCCATCCTCTCCATCCTCCAGCACTCCTCCTGCCCCCAGAACGTGGTCTTCCACTTcgtcgcctccgcctccgccgacGCCCCACACCTCCGTGCCACCATCTCGGCCTCCTTCCCTTACCTCCGCTTCTGGCTCTACCGCTTCCACGACTCTGCTGTCTCGGGCCTCATCTCCACGTCCATCCGCTCCGCGCTCGACTGTCCCCTGAACTATGCCCGGAGCTACCTCGCCGACCTCCTCCCTCCCTGTGTCCGGAAGGTCGTCTACCTTGACTCCGACCTCATCCTCGTCGATGACATCGCAAAGCTTGCGTCGACACCGCTTGGCGAGAGCACCATCCTCGCCGCCCCTGAGTACTGCAACGCCAACTTCACCGCCTACTTCACGCTGACCTTCTGGTCGAACCCTTCGCTGTCATCGACCTTCGCAGGCCGCACGCCGTGCTACTTCAACACTGGAGTGATGGTGATGGATCTCGATCGGTGGCGACGCGGGGGCTACACGAAGAAGATAGAGGAGTGGATGGAGCTGCAGAAGAGGATGAGGATATACGAGCTAGGGTCACTGCCGCCCTTCTTGCTGGTGCTCGCAG GGATTGCAGCGGTCGACCACCGGTGGAACCAGCACGGGCTTGGCGGGGACAACTTCCGAGGGCTGTGCCGGGATTTGCATCCCGGGCCGGTGAGCCTCTTGCATTGGAGCGGGAAGGGGAAGCCATGGGCCCGGCTCGACGCCAACCGGCCGTGCCCTTTGGACGCTCTCTGGGCTCCTTACGATCTCTTGCAGACTCCATTCTCTTTGGATTCTTGA
- the LOC104416208 gene encoding putative pentatricopeptide repeat-containing protein At1g19290, with protein sequence MLRHSSRWLLPSNPRRVRSFHAPSSSPRWNPREESRLSRPELLDRIARILVLRRLSALKCLPFAFSDDLLGSVLHRLRLNPTACLRFFEFASEQQDYRPDVKGYCKLVHILARARMYEETRAYVNELVSLCRNNYVSFVVWDELLRVYRDYGFSPVVFDMILKAYVEKGMVKNALYVFDKMGKCGRVPSLRTCNSLLSRLVRNGESYTAVLVFDQMARMGIVPDVFTCAIMVNANCKNGQVDKAMEFVEGMENAGFDMNIVAYNSLIDGYVSCGDMEGVERVLKMMADKGVLKNVVTYTSVVKGFCMQCEVEKAEKIVGAMEDDKSIVPDERTYGILLDGYCRIGKMDDALRVKEKMLELGFGLNNVICNCLINGYCKFGQLSQAEVFVSQMIDWNMKLDSYGYNALVDGYCREGLIGEAFKLCNEMIHEGIEPSAVTYNTLLKGLCRVGDFNDALHLWRLMLERGVAPNEVSLCTLLDVYLKMGDLEMALLLWKDILARGFAKSSIVFNTMIHGLCKMGKMAEAEEIFQRMEGHRCLPDEITYRALRDGYCKLGNFERALAFSSKCQTV encoded by the coding sequence ATGCTGAGGCACTCGTCAAGATGGCTCCTTCCCTCCAACCCACGTCGAGTCCGATCCTTCCACGCGCCGTCGTCGTCCCCCCGCTGGAACCCCCGAGAAGAGTCCAGGCTCAGCCGACCCGAGCTCCTCGACCGGATCGCCCGCATCCTGGTCCTCCGTCGCCTCAGCGCCCTGAAATGCCTGCCCTTCGCGTTCTCCGACGACCTCCTGGGCTCCGTTCTTCACCGTCTCCGCTTGAACCCCACTGCTTGTTTGAGGTTCTTCGAGTTCGCCTCCGAGCAGCAGGATTATCGGCCTGATGTGAAGGGTTACTGTAAGCTCGTTCATATACTGGCCAGAGCTAGAATGTACGAGGAAACCAGAGCTTATGTGAACGAACTGGTCTCTCTGTGCAGGAACAATTATGTTTCGTTTGTTGTGTGGGATGAGCTCCTGAGGGTTTATCGGGATTATGGGTTCTCGCCCGTTGTTTTTGATATGATACTGAAGGCGTACGTGGAGAAGGGCATGGTGAAGAATGCGCTCtacgtgtttgataaaatggGCAAGTGCGGTCGAGTGCCGAGTTTGAGGACTTGTAACTCTTTGCTGAGCAGGTTGGTTAGAAATGGTGAGAGTTACACCGCAGTTCTCGTGTTTGATCAGATGGCGAGGATGGGGATTGTGCCCGATGTGTTCACTTGTGCGATAATGGTGAATGCAAATTGCAAGAATGGGCAGGTTGATAAGGCCATGGAGTTTGTGGAGGGGATGGAAAATGCTGGTTTTGATATGAATATAGTTGCTTACAATAGCTTGATTGATGGGTATGTGAGTTGTGGGGATATGGAAGGAGTTGAGAGGGTGTTGAAGATGATGGCCGATAAAGGAGTATTAAAAAACGTGGTTACGTACACGTCTGTGGTTAAGGGTTTTTGCATGCAATGTGAAGTGGAGAAAGCAGAGAAGATTGTTGGGGCAATGGAGGATGACAAGTCCATTGTTCCAGATGAGCGTACTTATGGCATATTGTTGGATGGTTATTGTAGGATAGGCAAAATGGATGATGCTTTAAGAGTTAAAGAGAAGATGCTGGAGCTGGGTTTCGGTTTGAATAATGTCATTTGCAATTGTTTGATCAATGGGTATTGTAAATTCGGTCAACTTTCTCAAGCAGAGGTCTTCGTATCGCAGATGATAGATTGGAATATGAAGCTGGACTCCTACGGTTATAATGCTCTAGTAGATGGCTACTGTAGAGAAGGCTTGATAGGAGAGGCTTTTAAGTTATGCAACGAGATGATTCACGAAGGAATCGAACCATCTGCTGTAACTTATAATACTCTTCTCAAGGGCCTGTGTCGGGTTGGAGACTTCAATGACGCCTTACACCTGTGGCGTTTGATGCTGGAAAGAGGCGTGGCGCCCAATGAAGTCTCCTTGTGCACATTGCTAGATGTGTATCTGAAGATGGGGGATCTTGAAATGGCGCTTCTGCTGTGGAAAGATATCTTGGCGAGGGGCTTCGCCAAATCGAGCATTGTCTTCAACACCATGATTCACGGACTGTGTAAGATGGGGAAAATGGCCGAAGCAGAGGAGATTTTCCAGAGAATGGAGGGACACAGATGCTTGCCTGATGAAATAACATATCGAGCCCTGAGAGATGGGTACTGTAAACTAGGGAATTTCGAACGAGCTCTTGCTTTTTCGTCGAAATGCCAGACTGTATAA